The Virgibacillus siamensis genome includes a region encoding these proteins:
- a CDS encoding MMPL family transporter, whose amino-acid sequence MRRLLQSLTDRITTKKGTWITLSIWLIGTLLLAVFAPGAKDYEVSSLQSLPDDAQSVISQKKVDTYFDNNDGLPAILVFQAEKGKIKQSAVSDFLQTVQQEDIHGVKNIVLFGKLPPQALKQFYSEDKTTALIPLTFNSSLETEEIKTALEDIYAIADDHDNLTLTITGPAAISADTLDLFSQADIVLLLSTVGIILVLLVVIYRSPFLALIPLLAAAFVYEVVNQVLGLMGKAGLVLSQQSLSIMTILLFAAVIDYSLFVFSRYREELKQHENKYESMKLAMHGTGIPLLYSGGTVLAAMLVLFFAEFGDYRNFAPIFSTTIVVVLLASLTLVPALFTLFGRKSFWPKVPRVGDETVQKSSLWSKVGRFVTGKPVLSVVIIGAFLLLSASNLFNLQYEFNTMKSFPEDMPSRQGYEILEEKFDAGDLAPTTVLLESDEAVGKDERALLKDHLSDQSHVSNVRLENMTDNQKVISYSMTFASNPYSIETMNALEKIIDDADDILHNSSLQGKLYFAGETAKSVDDRSVNNRDLIVIVILETILIFGMLIFLTKSIKMPLYMMGTILISFVAALGLGTFLTDLLFSIDTISNRVPLYSFVFLVALGIDYNIILISRFMEEKKKHSVKDAVQIAVANTGGVISSAGIILAATFSVLMTQPIELLFVFGFIVAVGILLDTFLIRGVLLPGLLVLFEKEKK is encoded by the coding sequence ATGAGACGTTTGTTACAATCTTTAACCGATCGCATAACAACCAAAAAAGGTACTTGGATAACACTTTCCATCTGGCTGATTGGAACATTGCTTTTGGCGGTTTTTGCTCCCGGTGCAAAAGACTATGAAGTTTCCAGCCTGCAATCTTTGCCGGATGATGCACAGTCCGTCATAAGCCAGAAGAAAGTGGATACGTATTTTGATAACAATGACGGATTACCGGCAATACTTGTTTTTCAGGCAGAGAAGGGAAAAATCAAACAATCCGCCGTTTCAGATTTTCTACAAACAGTACAACAGGAAGATATTCATGGCGTAAAGAACATAGTGCTGTTCGGTAAATTGCCTCCACAAGCATTAAAGCAATTCTATTCCGAAGATAAAACAACCGCACTAATACCGTTGACATTTAATTCATCACTGGAGACGGAAGAAATAAAAACAGCTCTTGAAGATATTTACGCCATTGCTGATGATCATGATAACCTCACCTTAACCATAACCGGTCCTGCAGCAATCAGCGCAGATACACTGGACTTATTTTCACAAGCGGATATTGTACTGCTCCTTTCAACTGTTGGAATCATTCTTGTATTATTGGTTGTCATCTACCGGTCACCCTTCCTCGCACTGATTCCGTTGCTTGCAGCGGCATTTGTGTATGAAGTGGTCAACCAGGTACTCGGACTGATGGGAAAAGCTGGTCTTGTTCTCAGCCAGCAATCCCTGTCCATTATGACAATCCTGTTATTTGCAGCAGTGATTGATTATTCCTTGTTCGTTTTCTCGCGTTACAGAGAGGAACTGAAACAACACGAAAATAAATATGAATCCATGAAACTGGCAATGCACGGAACCGGCATTCCGCTACTGTATTCGGGTGGCACGGTTCTTGCGGCAATGCTTGTACTGTTTTTTGCGGAATTTGGAGATTACAGGAACTTTGCTCCAATTTTCAGCACGACCATCGTTGTCGTACTGCTCGCATCCTTAACACTGGTACCAGCACTGTTCACGCTGTTCGGCCGAAAATCATTCTGGCCGAAAGTACCGCGCGTTGGGGATGAAACTGTTCAGAAAAGTTCATTATGGAGCAAAGTTGGCCGGTTTGTGACTGGTAAACCTGTCCTGTCCGTAGTCATTATTGGAGCCTTTCTTCTGTTATCAGCGTCCAACCTGTTCAATCTGCAATATGAATTCAACACAATGAAATCTTTTCCGGAAGATATGCCTTCCAGACAGGGGTATGAAATCCTTGAGGAAAAGTTTGATGCCGGTGATTTGGCACCAACAACTGTCCTTTTGGAGTCTGATGAAGCAGTAGGCAAAGATGAGCGTGCTTTACTGAAAGATCACCTGTCCGATCAGTCACATGTCAGTAATGTACGTCTGGAGAATATGACAGATAATCAGAAGGTCATTTCCTACAGTATGACGTTTGCCTCGAATCCATATTCGATTGAAACAATGAATGCTCTCGAAAAAATCATTGATGACGCTGATGACATTTTGCACAACAGCAGCCTGCAGGGGAAACTGTACTTCGCGGGGGAAACAGCAAAATCAGTTGATGACCGTTCTGTCAATAACCGTGACCTGATCGTTATCGTCATACTTGAGACTATTTTAATTTTCGGCATGCTCATTTTTTTGACAAAATCAATCAAAATGCCGCTGTACATGATGGGAACAATTCTCATTTCATTTGTAGCAGCGCTCGGATTAGGGACATTTCTGACTGACCTTCTCTTTAGCATTGATACAATCAGCAATAGGGTACCGCTCTATTCCTTTGTATTTCTTGTTGCATTGGGAATTGATTACAACATTATTTTAATTTCCAGATTCATGGAGGAAAAGAAGAAACATTCGGTTAAGGACGCTGTTCAAATTGCCGTAGCCAATACAGGCGGTGTCATTTCATCGGCAGGTATCATTCTTGCAGCAACATTCAGCGTACTGATGACGCAGCCAATTGAACTGCTGTTTGTTTTCGGCTTTATCGTAGCAGTGGGTATTCTGCTGGATACTTTCCTGATAAGAGGAGTACTGCTGCCAGGACTGCTTGTACTGTTCGAAAAAGAGAAAAAGTAA
- a CDS encoding TetR/AcrR family transcriptional regulator, whose amino-acid sequence MARERKFTKDDLFQAARDILLDFGYEGFTFSLLAEKLHISRGAIYKYYKNKDELVIDYMLFHMHHFMEDLKGMETYSSFKGQFDFLIEVLYKHSKIHQILRASHHIPAQTNQYTDKSKNRLDEMHHKLYAQLQTFLNKGRKENILKPQISDDLILVFIFQLVEVPNHSGISRGEWIDQVTEILRHGMFTKL is encoded by the coding sequence ATGGCACGCGAACGAAAATTTACCAAAGATGATCTATTCCAGGCTGCCAGGGATATCCTGCTTGATTTTGGTTATGAAGGATTTACATTCAGCCTTCTTGCTGAAAAGCTGCATATATCCAGAGGAGCCATCTATAAATATTATAAAAATAAAGATGAACTGGTCATAGACTATATGCTGTTTCATATGCATCATTTCATGGAGGATTTAAAGGGAATGGAAACGTACTCCAGCTTCAAGGGGCAATTTGATTTCCTGATTGAGGTCTTGTATAAGCATAGTAAAATTCATCAAATTTTAAGAGCATCCCATCATATACCTGCACAAACAAATCAATATACCGACAAAAGTAAAAACCGTCTTGATGAAATGCATCATAAGCTGTATGCACAATTACAGACATTTCTTAATAAGGGACGGAAGGAAAACATATTAAAACCGCAAATCAGCGATGACCTGATTTTAGTATTTATTTTTCAATTGGTGGAGGTCCCCAATCATTCCGGCATCTCCCGAGGGGAATGGATTGACCAGGTAACTGAAATTTTACGTCATGGAATGTTCACAAAATTATAA